In Enoplosus armatus isolate fEnoArm2 chromosome 20, fEnoArm2.hap1, whole genome shotgun sequence, the sequence ATGTCAGCCAATAAATCCAGTGCAGTGTGAAGAAACAGCATTACTCATTGTGCCACCCTGATAGCCATGTGAAAGAAGTGTTCCCATGGCTGCCTGATGCACTGGTTTGATTGGCGCTGTATCACTCCGCTGCTCTGCCTGATAACACGGTGCTGCAGCAGTAGGAGGTGATCAGCAAAACAGTGGGAGTTGTTCACCagcgagagaaagaaaacaaagtacaaGATATGTGGGAGCTTTCAGTGTCCTGTTTACAAAGTAAGCATATGGTGTATGGCATCACAGAAATGTGGAGAACGTGTAATATTAATGTAAACACTTGTTTGTACAGTCGTCATCTCAGGTGTGTTAAAGCTTATGCCAAGAGTCAATGCATTTCACAGTTTGTCTTAGAGATTGATGGCGATTATGTATCTTTTGCACGATTTTGCAAGattctaaaaaaatatatatctgctTACCTAGTTTATCcgtcccattttctttttttaatgtatttatttatatgcatAAAATAACAATTTACAGTTACAGCACAGATCATCTCAACTTAAAGATCCTCTAACTAGCCGTCTCTGAGCTTTCAGCAGCATCTCACAGTGAATAAACGAGGCGTTTGTGAGCTTTGGACAATCACATGTATACAGTTGGAATCAtgaatgattttaaatgttaatatttcattattatggGGCGTGGGGACAGCCCACCAAAGCTTAGTGTGGGAGGATATGTGTTTTCCTACAAGGAGTTGCAAAATAAATCGGAGGGGTCGCAAAATGATTAAGCCTATTGCTTTATAGCTAAAATGCACCAACTCTCCTTCATTTACTTCTGtccctctcttgttttctctgtttttgtagGAACTGCTCCCATGAGAAGGTGGTGTCCATGCTGCAGGGCAGCGGGGCGATGCCCACTCTGGTAGTGGAGGAGGGTCCGTCTGACTACTCCTCTGACCAGACCGACCCAGAGGAATCTCCAAGCCTGGCCCCCGCCACGTTACCGCGCTCCAGGTCAATACGCAGCAAACCTGACATTTctgatttgacatttgacagcAGTTCATGGTCTGCAGGGACAAAAACATCAGAGCCATTGGTCAAGTCACACCTTATTTTTTGAATAAAGATGCAGAACAAAGGAGAATACTGTAGTAGGTATAAATGTATGAATGGAAAAATAATGCTAATCTTCCACTGCGCCTTCTGTCCAGGTCTCCGGCTCTCAGTTCTCTGCAGTGGGTGGCGGAGATTCTTCCACCGAGCATCAAAGTCCACGGGCGGAccttcagccagcagctggagCACCTGTTGACCATCCAGGAGAGGTACACAGTCTGCAAGTCCCTGGAGACCTTCTTCCAGCACAGGTCAGTGttatggagggatggagagggtCTATAAATGGAAGCTTTAAGCTCAGTTGTCAGCATCTGTCAGACCAGATCTTTGTGGTAAGACCAAGTTAACTAGCTGGCTTGCATTGACATATACGGTTAGAGAATCAGCTGTTgcctgggaaactgtgatggagaAAACTAATGATGCATGGTGAGAGGAAAAGCAGCTaagaaacaaatgcacataGCTAAGCAGGAAGTTTATTTCCTCAAGGATGAAGGGTTGAAGTCAACAGATGGAAGGAGCATTAGCTCTGCAGATGATGCAAACGTGATGCTGCAGGATTATAAGCTAAATAGCATTTGAATTCTACAGTATGAGCATACAGTATAAACACCCCAAGGCATAAATCCTACCATAACTGGCAGCGCTGTTATCCTCCCACGTTTTCATAATCCTGTATCTCATTCTCAGCTACACGTGCCATTACAGATGCAAAGAATATAAACCTAAGCTGAATCAATTACTCAACAGGGGTTGGTTATATGAAGATGATGTGTAGGTGCATggatgcattgtgtgtgtgtgtgtgtttgcaggaatGTGGACACCCTGATAGTCGACGTGTTTCCGGTGTTGGACACTCCGGCCAAACAGCTGATCTGGCAGTTCATCTACCAGCTACTGACCTACGACGAACAGGAGCGCTGCCAGGGCAAGCTGTCACGCTTCCTGGGTTTCAAGAGCAACGGTGAGCCAAAAAGCAAGCAATATGGAAATGGAAATCTGCGTTTGGGagaatacacatacagtatcaggATTTGCTTGTTtgacatgaaaaagaaatgtaattccAACAGCAGAACTGTTGAGTTCCTCATTGGCAGGTTagatttcattcaaaatgagaCCAAATATATCAAGCTTTTATTATTAACCACCTGGTGTGGTGAACAAAAATGCgatgctgaatgtgtgtgtgtgttttgcagcagTGTTGGAGCCTGACGCAGGTCCGGAGCACCACCGGCGGAGCAGCTCCATGCGCGTGACGGGGACGTCGTACCGCGGCATCGTCCGAGAGAGGAGCTCTGACGACTGCATCATCGGGACTCACCTGGGAATGGGTACGCTGCACCCAACAGCAAGGATTTACCGGCATGTAGCAGACAGTCACTATGATCTATTTCCAGGGGGTTGGTTGAGTTTATACCAAGCTGTCCGCTCCACAGCTTCACTCTCACTCAGCTCTCATAGCGCTGTTTtgggctgcagcaggcagctgttttcagtgaaaaagctctcataaaaacccactgtacactacctgctcagcaccaaacagcagacagacaccgttagcgactagctggtgaacataatgcagcatttagcagctaaagagtcagatatttccctcaggagttggtagagagcagaaagagagctGAAAGCAGAGCAAATATTGGACTGACGTTctccaggtggccagaaacaaaatgattaattcagTATTATTACATCTTTTTGGGGGGTCCCTGGGCATACAAAGAAAATCCGGGTAGAGACAGTAAATGAGCTTCCTTCAGCAGTTACTGCACTATTAATAtcccttgagcaaggcatctAACCCCCAGTCTCTCCAGTTGAAGTGCTCAGAGCTCAGTAATAAGGCTGTGTTCGCACTGGTCAGCTCCCAGGTGGTAATGTATGTAATTGTTAGACTGTTGCTGAAAAAGATGTGTGCTCAGCGAAATCCTCTGTGGATACTTAAAGGTTACATAAgagaaaaatggccatcaccTGTTCATACATTAACTCCATATATCAGCTCTCAGTTTGGAATCACATCCAGTGTTTATTTCCGGCTGAGGCGTCAGGTACTTCATTCATGGTTTCCCCTGTTTTCCATTGCCATCGCTAACTCCTGCCCCAGGAGCCAAGCTTTTGCTTTTCCCCCCATGCTGTTCCGCTCTGCTTcatcctctctcccctcttggCTGGGGGAGCGGATGGAAGGAAGAGGCTTATGTCCATGTGTCACTGTTCATGCCTTATTGTGCTTTAGGAATTCATGTGGATGAATCCGGGAGCCCGGAGGAGAGGCAGTCGGGAGATGGAACCTCCTTCCCCGAGTCCCCTGACCTCAATCATGTAGGTATAACTGCAGCTTTTCAGCGCCTTGATACTCAGCAACTGGCATAATGAATGCTAGTTATGTTATCTgtgctctctgtcctcacatCATTTGAAGGTCTGCTCGTAATTACTGCAATTCAACATTCAATTTGATTTGTGGCTGCAGTTAACCTGCGGTCTGCCAATTGTTCCCCTAAAGCGCTTAAAAGCAGCAGACCTTCAAGGCAAATGTGTGGCAGCGATTGTGTGCTAACCAGCTGATCGTGCCTCCACCCGTAGATGACAGGTGTGTACACGGAGCTGGAGAACGTGTACGCAGGGAAGAGTGTGTCGCCGCTGCAGGGCGGCTCCTCAGCAGAGCCCGAGGGCCCGGGACAGACTGAGGCCTACGGgcgctctctctcccccctcacaCTCCCCCCTCTCACAGGTACTCTGGGGCTGACACCCGCGCCcaaacactcacatgcacacacacatacaatgtgCACATGCTTTCATCAACCATGTGCCATTTAGGCTTGATGCATTTGCAGAGTGAATTATTGAAatatagagatagatatagTATTTGGATTGACAGCTGCCTAACTTTGGGCCTCGATGGCACACGCTATGTTCATGTCACGTTAGATTTGCTGTAAATACAAGCCGCTGAATGGGGAAACACATTAATTAATTGTGATTAATTACACAACAGTAATAGGAGACGCAGGTACAAACAGGTGACAAACATGGCATTAGATCCACTGACCTACTAAAAATGTCACATATATTAGTAATGCTCGCATGAATTAAGTCCATGCTGCTTAAATAAGTATCTTCCCCAGCTGCAGCCTTGTGTTTATggttcatttaacatttataaaatcATTCTGGATGTTTAAACCCGTTGATTTTAGCAATCTGACGTGAACATGACAACCCCtgatttttgaatgtgtttttaagttggAACTCATTCAAATCCTACACTGTACGTGTGCATATAAGCCTGCAGTTTATCTTTGCTTTGCCTGGGTAACCTCTCAGAAGTCCAAGAATGTCACACATCCTTTCTTGAGGGAATAAGTAGCATGATCCTCGGTGTAAACATCTGCAGTGCGAGCCGTTGCTGACAGCAGCCATCTTTGATTTCCTTCCTTTGCAGGTAACCGTAAATGTGGCCTGACTCTGTCCTGGAAGGAGCCTCTCCCCACTCCCGTGTATGAGATCCACCACCAGAGCAGCGTGGACTCCAACCCTTATGTGAGCCTGGAAAgcccccccgcctccccccaGCACTCGGACGGCGGCCCCAACACGCTGACCCGCCGCAAGAAGCTGTTCACCTTCTCCCGCCCGCCTCGCAGCCGGGACACGGACAAGTTCCTGGACGCTCTGAGCGAGCAGCTGGGCCACCGGGTCACTCTGGTGGATGACTTTGTGCCCGGGGAGAACGACTatgaggaggtgaggaagaccCACCTCCAATCTGCTGCATCATCAGCTGTATTTATGCATACACAAAGAGTAGTGTTAAGTTTACAATGTCAGAGTATTGTATAgtatacattttaatatcttGCTCCATGACACCTTGCGTAAATTATGGATACGACTTCCATTTATTCCTTTTACTGAGTCCTATTTTTTTcactattccttttaaaaacactgccGGACTTTCACTCGCAGACGTCTGTTCAGCGAAAGGAATAACCGGAAGTTCTGCCCATCGCTCATGTTAGGTATCATGAGGCAAGCAATAATGTggatattaattattatttcaatttcaaatttaaaactgctacATGTGCCATTTCTAAATAcaaataagtcatttttaatgctTATGCTAAAATATTACAGACAATCTTACTGTTGTGCATTTGCTTATTATCAAATAATAAGCAAATTCACATTTGACTGAAGTAATTACGTTGTAGTGTTGCATGTTTACATTAGAGCAGCTCTAATGTACGCTACAATGAACACTTGTGTCACATGAACAGATATATCAAGGTGGTTGTCATGGTTTCAGAAGAAGAGGGGTGCCTGTAAGTAAAACATGATACTCGGTTATAACAGTAGACTctaatcatatatatatatatgcctatTTCTGACTAGTAATCTAAGGTTATAATGAGGAGCTGGCTGACTGTAAATCatcagacaaacacagctgtgttaTGTCTTTGTCAGggtgcttttgtgtttgaagtGGGGAGAGCAGCATATTGTACATAAGCCACTGGGTtgcacatctttttttaaaactgatctttttagttttgttttcagtattttacagTCAACTTTACATTTCTTGTGTTCCATAAATAGATGGATTGGAGCACTGATAATACTTAAGTGcatgtgttttaaaatgatgcagATCAGCAGGTTattttcattagtttgttggtttttaagtaggtaaaaaagaaagattgcAAATGCAGATTGATACGCAAGAgtataaaactaaaaataaataaaacaaaatatttcatttcaagctgtgtgtggaggtgaaagGTGGTTATCAGGTCTGACGGagcttctctcctccctccagaTGAGCTTCCAGGAGGACCAGGACCTGGGCTTCATGCCTCGGCAGctcagcagtggcagcagtgagGACCACAGTAGCAGCGACGAGGCCTCGTCCCCCTCCTACTCCTCAGGATCTGAACCCATCCCACCACCTCCCACCCAGAGCCCCCCGCCTCCCCCACCTTTCCAGTCTCTGATACCACCTCCCGTTCAATTCATTGACCCCCTGCCGCCAGTCCGCTACTCTCCTGAGCATGTCCCCCGCAGCCGGATGCCCTTCCAGCCGCACCACCCCATCATCCCTcctcccccgccccctccaAGGGCCCTCCTGTCCAGCCGCTCTCCTCTACATAAAGTGCTCCCCACccgagaggaaacagagaaaactcACCATCGCTTCCATGCCACCTCCACCCGCCTCTCGCACGGCCACACCTCCCTGGGCTCCACCACCCTACGCTCCCAGCCATCCCGCCCCAGCTACCTGCCCCGGCAGCTCAGCCAGCCCCAGCCTATCCACCAGCCGTCCCCCCAGCCCTCCCCTCAGCCGCTGAGGCCGAGCCAGCTCGTCCTCCAGAGGCACCACCAGCTCCACCACCAGCACAGCTACCAGGGCCCGCTGCCGCCGTCCCTCCAGGATCACAGCCCGTCCCAGTGTCAGAGCCAAGGCCCCGCGGGCTCCTCACTGCTCTCCAAGCCTCCGGCCTCTCACTCCACCCTCCCCAGTCACACCAAAACCTATGAAGCCCCACGGCAGGAACACCAGTCACAGCAGGTAACATCTGCATTTACAGTGGTGATGCAATATGGTTTGGGTTTTTTCGTTTGTAAAACACAGGGATGgccacacaaataaaacaggaatTGGCATCATGCAAGCTACTACTTTAAAGTTTTGGTGATATATTTGCCATTACACAATATGCGCATGCAAATGGGAGATCTTCAGACTGAAAGAACAAAAACGAACAGTTTTAGTTGTGAGTTGTTCTACTATGCACAAAcgtatttgattaaaaaaaagaaaatgtttcgaTGTCCAAGGCACCGCcgcccccacctccacccctgcCCCCGCCCTGTGACCCACCTCCGCTGCCCAAGCCGGGCCACCACGCCTCGGACACCAACCACATGAGTGTGAAGAGGCTGCGTTGGGAGCAAGTGGAGAACTCCGAGGGAACCATATGGGGTCAGGTGAGTGGTGAACTCTTGCTCCGTTACATTAGTCTTACATGAAGTGAGCACGACTCTTacaaacagtaaatacagtaaacaaTCACCATACTTGCGAATCTTCCCACCTTGGCTGTGAATCTTCTCACTCCTCCTACGCTTCTCCTCCCGTATTTGGAAAGACCAACTCATCTACTCTGTTGTGTCTCGGATGAGTCACGGCAACATCGAAGCTTTTTGTAAACAGAATGCACGGTGGATCTTTTCTGCTCATATCTAACAAATGTTGGACTCTTTGGTCCCGTTTTACAACCCTTTCAGAAACGGAGAGAgtcgcatgtgtgtgtatataaaaagACTTTTCAGACAGATACTTCGAGGTAACAAAGCCTTGACTGTGTCTTCGGAGAGTACAGAGTGTGTCCTTGTCTATGTCTAGCTCGGAGAGGATTCAGACTATGACAAGCTCACTGACATGGTGAAGTTCTTGGACCTTGATCTGCACTTCGGGACTCAACGCAGATCCAGTAAGTTTGTCGTGTACTTGTGATCACGCTTTATTTACGTCATGCTTAATGTCATACGGCGGTTTTATTCCATCCAATGAATTATTATCAGAGGACTAGTTTACAGTAGAagtgaatctgtgtgttttatctatTGAcatctcctgttttgttttgtacctTCACAGTTATGATGTTCTCCATAACCTGTTTTGGAGCTGCTCCACTCACCTGTTCGTCCAATCCATTCTCCATAAGGCACattacagccccccccctccccacccccgcACTGCTCTCCTGTAATAGCACAGCTCtgccagaggaaaaacacagctCACTATTATGTGTTGTACGTGTCAGACATTTTGGCCTCTAGTGACTCAAATGGCAGAGCTGTGTTATTAACCCATCAACCTGCCACATGTAgctactgtgtgtatgtgtgtgtgtgtgtgtgtgtgtgtgtgtgtgtgtgtgtgtgtgtgtgtgtgttgaccccCCGGTGCCTGGAGAACACATCCTTACACtgtttgttaaaatgatcaGTCTCTCCTCCAGAGCCAGCCTTCTTGCCGGAgaactttaaaaagaaagacgTGGTGGAGATTCTGTCTCATAAGAAAGCCTACAACGCCTGTAAGTACCGCAAAAAACATGGCCGCCGGtcgcacacacacctgaaaggTCGAGGTCTGTGAGACTACAGTATTTTACGATTGCTTAGGAAGAGCCAAACATACCCCCTAAAACCTTacctttaaacaaaaaaatctgttcttaCAACACTAAGGGCCAAACTGAAGAATGAGGGGcctacaaaatataatatttgaaAGTGAGTTCATGTATGAGGTCACCCTAAAACGTCTTTGTCATGATCCAGCTAACTGTCTGTCAACCTGTACTTTTGCAGGTAAGGACAGAAGGATTTGTTGCTCTGACAACAGTTCCAGATGGATTTGAAACCAGCTCCGAAAAAGCAAATAATCCAGACTTGTGTCACATCATTATCATTCTAATCTGAATAACTCACTTATCTGTGTACGAAGAACGGGGCCCAGGTCATAGTAGTTGCCACCCTCTATTCATTTTgccttcatttcaaaataagagcgcACTGTCATCCAGGATCAAACTGCTTTCAAAGAACCAAATTAGCTGGAATTAGTTAAGACACATAATAATATACAATGTGTAACATAATAACTAATATAATTACATTATAGCAGTGACTAATACATGAAATTAACAGTGATAATGGTAAGTGGAATCATTAGCTCTGCTACACTGTCTGTATAATCTTTGGGGAAATAACAACTGCACACTCTGTTTGATGGTAAATCCTCCACGTCTTCCCCtgctcccctcttcctcctcctcctcctcctccttctcctctctgcagccatCCTCATTGCCCATCTGAAGCTCTCCACCACCGAGCTGCGTCAGGTGTTGATGAACATGACCACCGACAGGCTGGAGCCCGCTCACATCAAGCAGCTGCTGCTCTACGCTCCCGACGAAGACGAGGTCAAACAGTACGAGCAGTTTGAACAGGACCCGGCCAAACTGAGCGAGCCCGACCAGTTCATTTTCCAGGTGCGgccacaaaaaagaaaaacccgaGGCGGgcaaagttttaaaaagaatgATGGAACGACTTTAGTAAATGagtgttttgtatgtttcagATGCTGATGGTGCCCGAGTATAAGACCCGTCTGCGAAGCCTCCACTTCAAGACGACCCTGcaggagaggacggaggagatGAAGGTTGCGTACGATTACATCTACAAGGCCTCAGTGGAGCTGAAGAGCAGCAAGAAACTGGCCAAAATCCTGGAGGTGAACATCCAGAGCAAGGAAATGTGAAGCAACCAGTCTGAATGTTAATAGTGGTTActaagtgctttttttttgcccacaGTTTGTACTTGCAATGGGGAATTACCTGAACAACGGCCAGCCCAAGAGCCACAGGACAACCAGTTTCAAGATCAACTTCCTAACTGAGGTACAGCCTCGACACCTGTGCTTCAACCAGGTTGTGTTCactttcatttagattttttagtCATTCATTCTTCCCTTCTATCTCGCAGCTGAGCACAACCAAAACAGTAGACGGGAAATCCACCTTTCTCCACATTCTTGCCAAGTCTCTGTGCCAACACTTCCCTGAGCTGCTCAACTTTTCCAGAGACCTCACAACAGTGCCTCTGGCTGCCAAGGGTACGGCGATGTTACAGCAGCGGAGCTCCTTAACTCTGCTTTCCCTCCTGAAAATCATTTAATTTCTATACAGCACACAGTGTGCTGGATGCCACTGCAGGGCTGGCAGACTTTAGTAAAAGCGTCTAATTAAAAGTAGAtccatgctgtgtttttaaccCAAGATAGTGGTTTGCATATGTTAATTTGACATCGTCAAACTGTTCGTTTAGACTGCTGGTTAAAAGTCCGATTTATACATTTCCTTGCGGCTGCTACAATCATTCGCCCATGCACGTGTGTTTAATAACTGCTTCTGTTTCGGTAACTCACCACCTGATATTTCCATGTAACTTGTTCAGTGAACCAGAGGGCCATCACAGCAGAGCTGAGTGACCTTCACTCCACCATCCAGGACATCAGGACGGCCTGCCTGAAGATCCCGCCCACCTCTGAGGACCACTTCGCCTCCGTCATGAGCGTACGCTAACagctttaaatatataatacacatcaaacatacagacattttCTACATATACTTTTTGACACCCCCCCAAAACTCTGGATACTacttttcccataatgcaactcgtTAGCGTCCATAAAAAGCTCCTCCAAATCGACACAAGACATTGTACAGCTGTTTGAGTAGTACTCTTCAAGTAAACTGACTTTGATGTGTGACCTTTTGCACACACAGAGCTTTTTGGAGAACAGCCATCCTGCCATCCAGTCTCTGGAGTCCCTGCAGACCCAAGCCATGGAGGAGTTCTCCAAGGTGGCCTCCTTCTTCGGAGAGGACAGCAAGTCCACCAGAACAGAGGCCTTCTTCGGCATCTTTGCAGATTTCATGTCCAAGTTTGAGGTGAGCTAAAACTGTACTGTTCTGACGGAGGCAGCTGGGATAAATCTGACTTGTTCCTGGAGGTGAGCAGCAGCTCATATTTAGATTTATGCAGCAGGTGTTTGACAGATTCAAACCTCCAAAACAACAAGGTATTCAGCTGGTGCTCTCACGCAGActgacagcagcctgcagctaTGAAGTGATTAAGCTGCAAAGTGCTGCTGCCTGTGGAATAACCAAATGGGCTCTAAATCTGAAAGTAATCCGGTGAAATAAGCATAAATCAGATGAGATCATGGGTTTTGTCTTGCAGAGAGCTCTCAGTGAGACCCAGACTCCAGAAAACCCCAGAAGCCCCAGACTGTCTTCCCCTCTGGCCTGGTAGAAGCAAGAAATGCGGGCGGGTGTCGGGCCAAACCGACAGGTCGGCCGGCCGGCTCCATTTCCACTCTGCTCTCCACAACCGAAGTGCCAagatcacacacagagacactcgAACCAACGGGAACAGAGACCACGTCATCTATAGCAAACACAATGGAAATACACTGTATCTATCTGTAGATAATCACGACAGCTAATGAGTGCCCCGTGTGCAGCATTGCTGTTATTTCAGGTGCTGGGTAGAGCAGGGACATTCAGGCGTCCACCGGTCAACAGGAACTCACCGCCCACTGACGACTCCAACC encodes:
- the grid2ipb gene encoding delphilin, coding for MPSSNQGWPEEFGFQLGGSGPSYILSVEEGSSAHLAGLQAGDQVLEIEGHNVSTLGPQAVIAIAQTQKNIPPSIGVVSRIQQMDIIPGPDGRFGFTIVGDCPLLVEDCSPCSPAGRAGLRAGDYVMEVNGIPVRQHETAAALIKASQGRTLRLGLLCLGPRQKHSISIEDSQMGGEGARLDRKHKALEFNRKVDQILGDEPEVKEKLFTVLKQYAAEKRVEWLASVLPDILTTDEHRQLISSIRIFIPKKHRQRFDEAVSQNVINRLCRSKSISEPQGRLRRSRSEDHSERHHGSKRASSVPRDGEPGGRGEAERDRGLRKSVSGIPAHPPIGPNQRIIRVYRGKKNFGFTLRGHAPVCIDSVIPDSPAEECGLKPGDRILFLNGLDMRNCSHEKVVSMLQGSGAMPTLVVEEGPSDYSSDQTDPEESPSLAPATLPRSRSPALSSLQWVAEILPPSIKVHGRTFSQQLEHLLTIQERYTVCKSLETFFQHRNVDTLIVDVFPVLDTPAKQLIWQFIYQLLTYDEQERCQGKLSRFLGFKMLEPDAGPEHHRRSSSMRVTGTSYRGIVRERSSDDCIIGTHLGMGIHVDESGSPEERQSGDGTSFPESPDLNHMTGVYTELENVYAGKSVSPLQGGSSAEPEGPGQTEAYGRSLSPLTLPPLTGNRKCGLTLSWKEPLPTPVYEIHHQSSVDSNPYVSLESPPASPQHSDGGPNTLTRRKKLFTFSRPPRSRDTDKFLDALSEQLGHRVTLVDDFVPGENDYEEMSFQEDQDLGFMPRQLSSGSSEDHSSSDEASSPSYSSGSEPIPPPPTQSPPPPPPFQSLIPPPVQFIDPLPPVRYSPEHVPRSRMPFQPHHPIIPPPPPPPRALLSSRSPLHKVLPTREETEKTHHRFHATSTRLSHGHTSLGSTTLRSQPSRPSYLPRQLSQPQPIHQPSPQPSPQPLRPSQLVLQRHHQLHHQHSYQGPLPPSLQDHSPSQCQSQENVSMSKAPPPPPPPLPPPCDPPPLPKPGHHASDTNHMSVKRLRWEQVENSEGTIWGQLGEDSDYDKLTDMVKFLDLDLHFGTQRRSKPAFLPENFKKKDVVEILSHKKAYNASILIAHLKLSTTELRQVLMNMTTDRLEPAHIKQLLLYAPDEDEVKQYEQFEQDPAKLSEPDQFIFQMLMVPEYKTRLRSLHFKTTLQERTEEMKVAYDYIYKASVELKSSKKLAKILEFVLAMGNYLNNGQPKSHRTTSFKINFLTELSTTKTVDGKSTFLHILAKSLCQHFPELLNFSRDLTTVPLAAKVNQRAITAELSDLHSTIQDIRTACLKIPPTSEDHFASVMSSFLENSHPAIQSLESLQTQAMEEFSKVASFFGEDSKSTRTEAFFGIFADFMSKFERALSETQTPENPRSPRLSSPLAW